The following is a genomic window from Thunnus maccoyii chromosome 13, fThuMac1.1, whole genome shotgun sequence.
TTTCTATCAAGAAAGAAGTAGTTTAGGGGAAAAGGAGACTTACGTAAGACTCAGCCTTCCCCTTAAGACACTCAATGACAGCATACTATTTCACTGtgataaataattattttatcattgtaTGGAAGTTATTCTTGATAACATTTGAGTTAATTGTGCCATTGGTCTTTGTAGTTTTGATCATGTAACACAACTGTAAGTGGTGATAAGCAAGATCcaatttttttatgttgttactAAGTGGTCATGTGGTGCTGTGGTGGTTTGTATCGTGTTTGCCAGAGATTGCTTCTGTTTTGTTATACACAGTAGttcctctctttctgctttttattttacagaaactgtggttgctgctgttggtaatgaaaaacacacttcctGCAGGATTTTTAACGGGGAAGACATGTCACATTTggttgaaaatgtaaatactttCATGAACTGAGAGTAGCactttttccccatttttaaaatgtgttgataGAATAGCAATATGATCATATACAGATATGAAATGGATTATTACTTAACAGATACAGTTGCTGTGATGAACTTTAGGTTCAATACAGCTCATATTCAGTAGGACTTGAGTACAGAAATCTAGTCCTAACAGATACTATGTCTGCTGGGGATGTAGTAGATTCCCCAGTGCACTAAGGGAAGCTGTAACAAATATATTAGAGCTGCCTCTCATTCGTTGCTGAggaaataataaagaaataaaaccatcagacagctgcaggTTTATTTCTGACCTCCTGTCTTTGTTATTGTGCCGTTGGCGACGGATGTGGAACCTTTCAGCTTCACAGCTGCGACCCCCCTGAAACATCTGGTGAGATAACCCTGAAATCAGCCCAGACTTAGCCTACATCGttatcctttcttttttttccctcttctctctaTTTCTCCACCTGAAAGTATCCATCTCATCTGGCTTATGCCCCATCTTATCTTTAGCCATTCATAAACCTGTCTGTCCTACGATCTGTTCCCATGTCTTTTAAAGTGGAGCTGCGGACACACTATCACCTGGTGTacattaaacacacatgttATGATGTCAGGACATTAACCTATAGGTCAAATGTAAAGAATCTGATGACGTTTTATCTTgccatgtttttgttctgtgtcGCCctgctgaacttcctttaaATGATCTAACTGTGTAATTGTTTTAGTGTAACGGGGAAATTTTCTTAATGGTGTGACCTATGTTGTATAAGTGTGAGCATCTGTAGTttattctgtatgtatgttttaatataGACCTGAGGAAGAGTAGTTGTTGACGGACGAAtggatataaaacagaaaaaaaccaaTTATGGATTGTACTGTAGACTGATACCTGGCAAGGCAATTACtttgttattgttatcatttcatattcatacaCATAATAAATTGATGTCAAAGTAGAATATTGAAGCACAGTTTACTTGCGTATCTTCTTGTTGTGGCAGATATCCGTTTGAGGAAGTACAAAAAATGCTATGCTACAATGTTTAGATTctgtttcattcactttctctcactctttcacactctttctctcctttctctcactctcacttgCACATACACACCCCAGTGATAAAACACAGTGGCTCTTACCGTCCTTTCATTCCTCTCCGATACCTCTGGTCCCGTCGTGACATTCTTCCCCGCCAGTTCACTGATAGACAACTGTCACTCTGAAACAATCCACCCAATTAAGAAAGGAGCCGATTGGCTGCATGTGTACATGAGCGGGACATACACGTATTCTGCTGTGATCGGTAGCAGGAGtggtattttctttttttcttttctttttcctctctctctccatgcgCTCAGACCCTTCCTGTGCAGACGAGTTCCTTCTGTAATGTGCAGAGTAGCTGCGTGAGAAAAAACTGTGACCCAATGACACCAGCTGGCCAATCTCCCTCTGCTGGCTACTGAGAAACAGACCTATCCCAGTATGGAAGTTCTGCTCCACCCTCCCGGTCCTGTTACTTCCAGTATGTAGACCTCTACGAGATACAGTTACAGTCCTCTGCACAGAGATCGGAGAACGTGACAGTTAAGATCACAGAGTCCAAAATGTGAGTGTTAATGCTGTGCATCCATGTGTCAagacatctgtgtgtttttctcagagagagtgtgtgagagaatcaacaaatctgtgtgttttgaaaTAAGCTCTGTTCTCATCAGCACAGGCATAATCTCTTTATGAATGCCCCAATTACTGCACTGTCCTGATCCTACAGTAAAGCACTCTATTcatcacacacaacaaacagagGGAAATACAGGGAGAATTCAGTGCAAGAGTAGGAAACAGCTCAGAATTAGAAAGTAGAAAAACCATTGATACTGCTCAGTATGAAGTTTAGATGTCCTTGAATTATCCATGAGTGTGActctgttgctgtttgtttcactTGAAAAGCAGAAGACACCAGAGCAGTTGATACCACTGTAGATTTCTGTTACGTTTTCTTTCAAAGTATATTTTCTATTAATAGTTCACCTACTAAATTTATAGTGTCGAGCTATAATTCATATTGGTAGTGGTACGCCGTGTCAGCAGATGCATTTTTAGACTGTGCAATGCAGGTCCTGCAAACTGAGAGACAGGAACAGGTGCATCTTTATCACCAAACTGACAAAATTATAAAACTGAGCCATTTGTCTGCCATGTATCTCAGTGAAGAtcagttttgttcttgttaTATGTCTTTGGTTTAGTTTGCTTCTTTGacttttctgtttatgtttatttgtttaattgctTATTGATTGGGTCATTATTTGCACTTCTGTTGTGGATTACATAATATCTTGTAATATCCTATTCTGTTGCTGTgaattgtaaaaacaaacaggctGTAGTTGTTTAATTTCAGTATGAGTGAACATACTTGACATGCTTTACTGCTGCACCTTTTTAGTGTGCTCTTCCTTTTTTTCGCTGATGTTGATGCTGATGAACTTGTGGTTACTTGTGGTGAGAATGCCACAATAGATTAACATGTTAAAACCAACGTCTGAATGTGTAGCTTCCTCCGCTTTGACTGTGTcaaaaacacacccaaaaaCCCTCCGTGCAGGTTTACGGTTTATATGTGTGCAACACTCTAGCTGCTTTGAAATAACAATTACTGTATCAGAAGCAGCTGTCATTGGTCATTTCTTTTATTAGAAAGTATTGTCAGAAGGTGTACAAAAGTGCATCATTTTCTTCATAGGccacatataaaacacagatgttaaaaacacatgatgAGCTACAAATGTAAGCTCAAATGCAAGATGAGATTCAGTTACACTTTTTATCCAAATAACATCACAGACTACATTGTGATTCAGCACACATTCAAGGACAATGTAGAAAACAAAGCACTTATATTTATCATAGTAGTACAGAAGTTTAAAAActggtaaaacacacacacaaatttactCAAATATTTCATACTGTATTAACGCACTTGCATTCGTAAAATGAGACTAAATAGATAACACACTTTGCTTTTTCTGCCTTTTGTCAGCATAATTTAAAAAGACTAGTAAACGTGAACATTTTTCCAACAGTGTTAAAGGAGGTacatcaaaaaaagaaagacagtaaTCAAGGCTCCTCAGACGTCATTTGAATGCACTATCATGTATTATAATCATCACCTGTAGTGTGAATGCTTTCATAACAAATACATTCttctaataaaacaaaatatgtattttaaccAAAGTTTTACAGTAATACCAATTAGTGTGATGAAGTTATAAATTGGTGCATTCAATGTTGTGAATGGAAGAGTATCACGAGTGTTAACAGCTGAGGACCTTCAGCCTCCACAGATGTTGCTGAGGCCTGAGTACAGTTAAAATGAACACAGACTGGATTTCAGGGATCAGATAATGACTAGTCAAAATACCACaccataaaaaaaatccccttaGAGTCCCTTTTTTTCACAGTTCCCAAAAATATCAGTTGTCTGTTTCGTTGTCTGTACACATTGCTGGACAAATTATCCAAGCGTTTGCACTTTGATgtaaaagctaaaaacagtgAATTAATAAAACAACCTGGTGCAAATATTACACTCTGTAGACCAATGAAAAATCCAGTCTAACTGGATAAAAGTGTGGCCTTGGAGAGGTGTTTCTTATAAACATTGTGTCAGCATGCAGACAGGTCTGAAGGAGCTGCCCTGAGGGAGTCCTTGGTATCAGTCGTCGCCCAGAGGATACGTGGTGATACTCGCACAGGAACACAAATTATgttcaacacaacaacaacaaacgaAAACTGTATTTTAGTTACAGCTTGGCCTCacacaatttaaaaagaaatctcaaTCCTTCATCTCAGTGGTTCTCAGCCTGGTAGTCAGGATCCTCAGAGTGTCAAGGTGGTTCATGTGGAAACAATTACTATTATAACAAATtgcaaatgaatatttttaattatttgatcAAAGTATAACAGctgaattaatcaaataaacatcACAAGGACAACCTTTGCTGCTCTGCTAGCATCAAAGGTACTGCTTTGTTTTAAGGAATGATCTAACAGGTTGAGAACCAGTGCTCTTTTTGAAAGAGACCCTTGTACAAAATGTGATCAAATGAAAGTGAAACACGTGGGATGTGTCGAAGCTTTAGCTTCTACGGTAGATAGGACGTACAATCTGGGATCATGTTATAGCAccactgttgttttaatgaggTCACTTCCTGTGTGGTGGTCTCTCACTTCCTCCTTCGGCCACAGTATTTACCCTGACATCCAGCGCCTAAAtaacacaaaagacaaaattattCTTCACTtgacatacaaaatacattttgtgtgtgttaaaagtgtattttaaaacCTGTTGAATAGTTCAACTATAAAACATGCCTCCTCTGTGCCTTCACAGAGAAGTCTGAGTTAACTGAAGGACTTGTTGAGTTTGTTGTTGAAGTTCAGTGACTTTAAAACAGTTGGTAAACTTAAGACATCAAATTAAgtcaaaaactgttaaattagACTTGACATTCATAATAGGCAGATTTGCTTTCCTGATAACGTTATCTCAGTTTTAAACGGTCAGTTCTTCATTTGCCTTACAGCCTCACCAAACCTAGAGTTCCTGTATTTGTGGCTGTAAGACTATGTGGCAAATCTCAACCACTTTTTTCCACAGAACTTTCTGTTATAATCATCATACGGTGCAAGCCCGGAAGTGTAATATGCTAACTGTGTGTCTTAATTTTAGTCAACAGTTGGTACATTTTTTGTTGACTGGACGTGACTATATTTCACTAGATTTAAgtatgatgttttacagtgtttacaCGCATGATAGATATGACTTAGTGTAAAGTaacacagtgtgtatgtgtatgatttTACCTCTGTAGCCCCCAGCTCCCAGTAAGGCCTGCATGGCTGCATATTTGGCTGCCTTCTGGGCCTTGGCTGTAGGACAAGAAAGTAAAAAGTATAGTTATTCTGCAGATGTATTCAAGCTCTCTACAATAATACCCTGCACCAGTgattataaaaacacagtacaTGAGTCCTTtttccaaaaacacatttaaaaattatCATACTTTTAGATTGTGTTTCTTATTTAATTGACAAGATTATTACAAGatatctttaaatgtatttaaatgttttatttacttgcAAAGTAACAAGAATAGAATGGGCGATCGTCATCCAGATCATTATGTGTCAGCATGTGCTGTGTGTATAGTAAATCTGTGGTGATGCTGGACATATGTGTGTTAAGAGACCAAAACTAATTAGAGCATGCCTATCCCAGAGGACACAGTgagttttcttacatttttgcCCGGCTCCCGTATATCCTAGAGAACAATAACAGGAAAGACAAAGTTATAATAAACAATTGGTAATCTTTACAATGGTCTAATCTAGCCTTGGTGTTATCTCAGCAATgacatgaatgaaaatatgCCAAAACAAATATTCACCATGTAAGGCCTGACactcagaaaaaagaaaaaaggaaacagtttccttcttttgtgcatgtgttgatCCCTTTTGTCTATATTTTCAATGCATCTTATCATTAAAAAGAGTATGCTGAATgtcagaaagagagaatataGTGTGACAAAGTCTCTGCTATACCTGGATAGCCTCCACCAGCTACACCACCATACCCTGGGCCAACACCCCCTGCTGGAACAATGGACACATTACAACTTGTACACAACACTCCTCTGAGACAGGAGGCATGCTAGGTATTGACTGTGCATTATTCTGAATTTTGTGaacacatttgtttaaaaatctCAAATATGTATTGTTGTACTCTGACATTACTGTTCTGTGTACTCTTTTCAGTGCATTTAAACTGACCTGGTAAGCCGCCAAGTCCTCCTCCTACTCCCCCTGCTCTTCCTGCTACACTTCCTGAACAGGTATGAGTATAGAAATGTGGAGAAATTATTTAAGAACTTTGGAACCACAGAAGATAATCATGACATTCAGTATACTGTGAAAAATGTGGTGCTAGTTCAATTGTTGTCAAGTAAAAATCTCATTACTCCAATTGTTcctcatatttttattattgtaatatgtatgtgtatttatatgttttttgtagttaatattttcttttacaaacaAGTAACTCACCTTGGCCAACTCCACTGATTCCTCCTGTTCCTGCACCAGGAAGCCCTCCTCCTACACCACCTGGTGAATATACAGTAGGTGGGGTTTAGGTATATTAGATTAGACtatacataaattaataaatagacTTTATTGTTCCCAAAGGGGAAATACTTTCCCACATGGTGTGCATTATGCACCCACCCAAAAAACATCCAAGAACAGCCACATAAAAGATAAGTAACATAGTAGATACGTTTCCCAGTAAGTTAATAATATTAGTGCAGAGTAAATAggaaaacaaagcaacaaataaacacaaaaatggaGACTGGTATACAGTCCAATTGTATCATTGGGACAAGGCTCCgagtttattacattttgtcttATAATCTTGTTTATCATAAAGTTATAGTattgaaattgttttattttgttgttaataaaaatataaaatgtcagatctTTCGAGAGGCCAATGTTGACCTTGGCTtttgaagccaatgcagaattCCTGGGATAGATAATGTCTTGTTGCCCTCTGTTGGctacaaaacataaaattctTAATAACTATTCCAAGCTGTTGAGTTTTTTAATGGATGAAATTCTGTGTATAAAGGGAAACGTATGTGCATATTCATGCAGTTTTTGCCGTGCAGTAGCAGCAAAGTTCTCAACTACACAAAGACCTAATGATCATAACAAGCATATAAGAGGAATTGCTGTCATGGGCTATAACTTACTGCTGACCACACCTTGTGACTCACTTCCTGTTGCTTTGAAGTGCAGCCTACTGCTGTGAGTGATGTAATGTATTATGGAACCAGCAGCTCGaacattcagtgtttcctgtTATAAAACTAGTAgtcttttgttgcatgtcatacccatttctctccccttgtttcctttctgcctcttcactgtccaataaaggcaaaaaagtaaaagattGTGTAATAGATTTTTTCTCAATATCACCTCACAATAATCCACACTAATTTGATGATCTACAATGCAAGCAGTAGCACCTTGACAACAACATTTGCTTGTATGGCCAATATCCAGTGACAATATTAACTTGTATCAATAATTATCAGAACCTTTAATTGAAATATTACATAATCAGATTTACATCAGTAGAGAGTTTTACCTGGGCCATAGCCAGTTCCACCCAGTGAAGAGCCATAACCTGATTTAGGAGGTTTCCTTGCTTGGCCACCAGGTCCATATCCGCCAGCCCCACCAGGTCTAAAACCCCCTGGCCCAGTTCCAGCACCTCCTGGGCCATAACCTCCGGGTCCAGCACCTCCTGGGCCATAACCACCCGGTACAGCACCTCCTGGGCCATAACCACCAGGTCCAGCACCTCCTGGGCCAAAACCACCAGGTCCAGCACCTCCTGGGCCAAAACCACCAGGTCCAGCTCCAACTCTACCAGGACCAGCTCCTGCACCTCCTCCTAATGCCCCTGGTGGAAAACAGATTTAAACATCTATATACCACATAAATGTATAAACACTGTCCATCACTAATCTTAACCTTAACCTTACCTGCTCCATACCCAGTGCCTCCATAACCTGAGAAAACGATACACAAGAAAGGCTACAGtcaaaaaatgttcatatacccataaaacaatgaaatcaaATTGGTGTCTCCGTCATATCACCTGCCTTTGCATAACACATGATCATTACTTACCAGATTTAGGTTTTCTTTTTCCTAATAGTTGGCCACCTGGTCCAAAGCCTCCTGTTCCTGTCCCAGCACCACCTGGTCCGAAGCCTCCTGTTCCTGTACCGGCACCACCTGGTCCAAAGCCTCCGGTTCCTGTCCCAGCACCACCTGGTCCGAAGCCTCCTGTTCCTGTACCGGCACCACCTGGTCCAAAGCCTCCGGTTCCTGTCCCAGCACCACCTGGTCCGAAGCCTCCTGTTCCTGTGCCGGCACCACCTGGTCCAAAGCCTCCGGTTCCTGTCCCAGCACCACCTGGTCCGAAGCCTCCTGTTCCTGTGCCGGCACCACCTGGTCCAAAGCCTCCGGTTCCTGTACCAGCCCCACCAGGCCCATATCTGCTAGGTCCAGTACCTGCTCCACCAGGTCCAACACCTGCACCTGGAAAACAGCCACAGGTTTTTAATAACCCTAACCTGATTTTATTCTGGCATTCATAGCTTTAGCTTTGCCATGTTGTGCTCTACCCAGGAATTTTGTTTGTAACTTAAAAGCTGTCAATTGGATGTTGTGCTTcacttcttgtttttattgtatttcaaaCAATAGAACTGCTACAAAACTTCAGCATGAAAGACCTGATATGGTATGTTATTATGTACAAAGTcatagagggaaaaaaaactaaacaatccCTAAATTTAAAGATGTGTTAGAACAAAGAAGTTTCTCACCTTGCCCATAGCCAGTTCCACCCAGTGAGGATGAGCCATATCCTGTCAGAGGGAGTTAACGGCctgaatatatataataatacattattaaatgtaaaaagtgtaaaaacacaagATCATTTTACCAGATTTGGGTGGCTTTCTTGTCCCTAGTCCTTGACCTCCTGCAGTATAGACACCAGGAACGGCCCCTGCTCCACTGGGACCATAGCTGCCTGGTCCTGTGCCAACACCACCTGATCCAAAACCACCGGGCCCAGTTCCGACACCGCCCACTCCAGATCCGACACCGCCAACTCCTGTCCCAGCAGTGCTCGGCCTGTATCCACCTGGTCCAGTGCCAGCAAGTCCATAACTACCAGCCACAGGACCACCAGGCCCATAGCCACCTGGTCCAAAACCTCCTGGACCAGAACCAACTCCACCTGGTCCAGTCCCATAGCCACCAGGTCCAACTCCAGTACCACCAGCTCCTGCCCCATAACCTAAAAATAGATCAtagttcagtttcagttctcTGCATAAATTATTGAATccatatttttactttgtttatcTGTCAATTCTTATCATACGTTTTGGTGGTTTGCCAGTGCCGGTACTCAGTCCTGAACTTGGGCCATATCTTGAACCTGGAGTGCATATAGAAGAAACAGTTAACCAATATTTCTATTACTTTTAcacatttctattattattctaTTGAAATGCAATGTGttcttttttcatcaaaattAAACTTAATTACTAAAATTGAgtcacacaaaacattttcatagaGGTCAACTTACCACCAGGCCCCACACCACCACCATATCCCCCCAGTCCAGCACCGACTCCACCAGGACCGgctcctactcctcctcccaCTCCTACACCTAAACCTCCAGGACCAGTTCCAACACCTCCAACTCCAAGGGCCCCAGCACCCCCAGGACCACCACCAatgcctcctcctctgcctcctgtCTTGCCTCCATAGCCTCCAGGTCCAGTTCCATATCCCCCAGGCCCAGCACCGTAGCCACCCGGGCCAGTCCCGTAACCTCCAGGTCCTACACCATAACCTCCTGGACCAGTTCCATAACCACCAGGCCCAACCCCTCCTTGGCCTCTTGCTCCAAGAGTTCCATATGCTGgtagaaagacaaaaatattgtttttcattgttggaGACGAAATAAGTTCTTATTAAAGAGAGGAGCATGTAGTATGACAATTTAAACAACCTTTGCCTGGTTTTCCTCCTACTCCAGCTCCAGTCGGGTAACGTATACctaagaggggaaaaaaagatatacTGCATTTTAGGTTTGTGTCAGGCATGTGTTTGTTATAATGTAGATAGCAAATACAGTGTAAGTTGACATACCTCCGCCTGGTAGAACTCCAGCTCCTCCAGCGCCATAGCCTATGATGGATAATGTTTGAAATGTATGGATAAGACATATTTGTGTCATTGTAATATAGGCATAGGCATGTACATTTTGGTagaatacacaaacatttcagagACCAAAACATCATAATAGCTCACTTTTTCTAGGCTTATGGACTCCTGTTCCAACTCCACCAGGCCCACCAATCCCAGGTACCAAGCCTGCTCCTCCTGGACCTCCACCAACTCCTCCTGGTCCTCCCCCAACTCCTCCTGGTCCTCCCCCAACTCCTCCTGGACCTCCTCCAACTCCTCCTGGTCCTCCCCCAACTCCTCCTGGACCTCCCCCAACTCCTCCTGGACCACCTCCAACTCCTCCAGgacctcctcctactcctccgGCCACCCCACCTACTCCACCGGGTCCACCGCTTACACCTCCTGCTACAGTCCCATCAGGTCCGtatgctgcatttaaaaaataaacagataaaatagaTCTTTATCTTCAGTAAGTATAGATTTTTGATCCTTCATGACCAGTTTTTTGTCATGCTTAGTGACTAGATTGTAAGTTTGATACACAGTGGTAGATATTGGGTGGTGGtagatacagtacagtacagtacaatacagtcATAATCGAGTGTATATTCAGATGGCAAAAATGGCACCTTTGGGGGGTTTTGGTGTTCCTCCTACTCCACCAGCTGCACCTCCTGGTCCAACTCCAGTTCCAGTTGCAGGAGTGTCTCCTCTTCCCGCTGCTGTTACACCACCTGAAACTCCTGCTGTTCCTCTTCCACTGGTAGGACCCCCTTCTACTCCGCCCTGTcttccacctgttccacctcTTTCTCCATCAGGACCTCCTTCTCCATCTCCTTCACCTGGCGTGTCACCTCTGGGGACACCTTTAGAGAGATCACAGCAGAACATTAGACTTGTATTTCAGCTGAGACTGCAATCAAGAATAAAGTCAGTAGCTACCAGAACTATTTGGCTATCACATTCAAATGGGGAAAAGGAAAAACTTAATGCTATTCTGAATGTATAGTGGCCATTTGACTCATTTACGGGTTATACGTAACTCACTTTTTCCCATTGCTCTGTAATATGTAAGTATATATAGCAAGTGAGTTATCCTGAAACTTAAGTTGTAAATTTTTTAAGGGTAAATTgtgttctattttttttttcacctgggGGTTTGAGAGGTTTGGCTCCAGGTAGTGTCCCACCTGAGGCATCACCACCAGCACCTGCAAAAATGACCCAGTGAAATTgaagaaaagtcagggaataTTTTTCACAAAATCTCTGCCAAGAGGATGTAGAAACTGAGAAGGCAAATAAAGATCTAAAAATCATAGTTGAAAGGCATGAGGCAAAGAAACGCTCTGCACTGTATGTCTAGAGGGAAATCTCACCTCCAGAGGGAAGTCCTGCACCACCTGAatattagagagagagaaaatcaagagaGATACCAGAGTGACAGTGGCTACGTCAATCCATTTAACACTAAAGGAGGTGTTGGCATTACTAACATCTCATATATAATTTAGACGTATGTGAAGAAGAGCCATGTAAGTCTACTTACCAACGCCTGTCCCCGCTGTttgaaacaagagaagaaataCTAGTAAGAGAAATTTTGAACACAATATGTATACTTTACTGAACAGTTTACAGAGGTTTACAGTACGTACCACTTGGTTGTACAACCCCGCCACCAACTGTAATGACAGGAATACAGCTATCAATCAGAAATACTTAAAGAACATTTAATTTGAGTCTAGCATGCAGCCATGCAGTATTTAGAGATGACAGTTTTGTGACAGGAAATGCAAGAGGAACACTCACTCTCAGGCACAGGTAAACCAGTGACAGCTGTGAAAGCATTTAAGTGGAGAAATATTGAGATTTGCATAAAGATGAAAAGCATTTGTGATACTGTGATATGCCATTGTACTCTATTAGGcagattttttgtttaaataatgcCCATGCTATTAGAACTTCATTAGACCTGCACAGTACAGAATAagctctttaaaaaaacatctcagtaATAAACTTTATACCAACTTACTAGGGGCAGCTCCTGTGGAACCTGTAAGATGTAAAATAACACAGTGagacacatgaaaaacaagtaaatacattttcagaaaaatTCAAATCTATATTAAATTTAATAAAGATTGGGTGAATCCATTGGAGAATCGTGAAAAAAGTATCTTGCAATGATCTTAAATGGCAGACACTTTGTATCAACTGcagtttttgaattttgaacAATTCCTGGATGCTCAAAAGTCCAAAGGACCTCAAAGTTCAGAAGTTATGAATGAAAACTTTATAGAAGGCCACATGGTGGCACTGTCCCCACCAAAACCTAAAAAACATTGGTCTTCTGCTTTTCACcaatttttttctaaatctgtTGAGTAGTTTTTTGGGACAGGCAAGCAAACAAAGAAAGATACACAACCAAAACATAACCTCTTGGCTTGTGTCATATCAGTGACACGGCCACTAACACACTCTGACAGAAATGGGTGAACATGCAGTACTCACAGAGAAACATGCAGAAGCTCTGGCTGTGAAATAAACACTAACCTGGAACTGTGGTCCCACTGACTCCTGTTTTAtaaagataatttaaaaaacaagtgtGAACACAACTGAACAACAGCTAGAAGACTaaaaagagagatttaaaaCAGCAAAGTTTCTTTGACCATAATACATTTTCACTAATACTACTTCCAAAAACACTCCAAATACCTGGTTTTGCTCCAATGATGGGGATTCCTGTTCCACCAAGG
Proteins encoded in this region:
- the LOC121909797 gene encoding uncharacterized protein LOC121909797; this translates as MPLLATWSKASCSCPSTTWSEASCSCTGTTWSKASGSCPSTTWSEASCSCTGTTWSKASGSCPSTTWSEASCSCAGTTWSKASGSCPSTTWSEASCSCAGTTWSKASGSCTSPTRPISARSSTCSTRSNTCTWKTATVLDLLQYRHQERPLLHWDHSCLVLCQHHLIQNHRAQFRHRPLQIRHRQLLSQQCSACIHLVQCQQVHNYQPQDHQAHSHLVQNLLDQNQLHLVQSHSHQVQLQYHQLLPHNLKIDHSSVSVLCINY